The Apodemus sylvaticus chromosome 19, mApoSyl1.1, whole genome shotgun sequence sequence aaaaaaaaaccctctgagaCTTAAGTTATTGATCTAGTAGAGCTAGTAGGTCAGTAgctaaaacaagatttagatccAAAACCCCAACCcaggttgaatttttttttaaaggaggaggaaggagaaagagaaaggacggACTTTGTTTTGCAGATTGAAGTCTGTGACAGGCTGGTACACAGCGGGCGGGACCTAGGGGAGGGGAGGTAATGTGTTGAGTGAATGGAAAGATGGGgggggcttcctggaggaagtggtGGGTGTTGGAGAAGCAGTAGGCGGAGCACCCGACCGGGTCATGGGGAAGAGGGAGACTCCTCTTGGCAGAGATGATGCCTTTTAAGAATTAAGTGACATTTAAAGGAATTCCTTGGTGGCCTGGCTGGTCTTTGCCTATTTGCCATTTCTCTTACCTGCATCCTGCTGACAGAGTCCCCTTCACTCTATCTGCTTCCAGAGCAGAAGTGTCAACACTGGCCTGCACCTGGTGGGTCCGCCTGAGACCGTATCTGTGCCTCTGGAGGACTGAGCCCCACAGCCAGCCAACCTTGATGGTCATTTGTTGGTGCcttcatttatttgaaattcttcaaCCTGTTTTTCAGGAACACGAATCATTTATGACCGAAAGTTTCTGTTGGACCGTCGCAATTCTCCGATGGCACAGACCCCACCTTGCCACCTTCCCAATATCCCTGGAGTCACCAGCCCTGGCGCCTTAATCGAAGACTCCAAAGTAGAAGTGAACAACTTGAACAACCTGAACAATCATGACAGGAAGCACACAGTTGGTGAGGGGCCGGGCTGGGACGGAGGGCTCTGGGGTGGGCGGGCTGTCGCTCTTCTGTAGGTTGGAGATGTTGCTTCATCAAAGCACAGCTGATGTTCCGTGTGTGACTGATGTTACCCCTAAACATGTACTGAGATGCTTCAGGATCCACCTAGCTGCTTGGGAAAAAACAACCAAATCGGGACGGAAGCCAGATTTATGCCTTCCACCCAAGCCcacagatctttaaaaaaataaaaaatagctgggtgggggtggcacacgcctttaattccagcacttgggaggcagaggcaggtggatttctgagttcgaggacagcctggtctacagagtgagttccaggacagccagggctacacagaaagaccctgtctcaaacaaactaattaattaattaaatataaataaaaagcaaatcagGGTGGCAGCCCAGAGGTGGGTTAGAACCAAGCCTGCAGGAGGCTTTATTTCTAGGGATCGCCCTTCCACAGACATGCTGTGCATGTTGCCCCTTGACCTCCTCGAATGAGCCAGTGTGCACATGCGCGTATACACCCTAGAGCGGAATCAGCCAGTGTGCACGTGCACGTGCGCATATACGCCCCAGGGCGGAATGAGccagtgtgcacatgcacgtatACACCCCAGAGTGGAATCAGAGGCCTTCTACTCCATCAGCCTTAGAAACTAGACACAACCAGGtgctggtggctcacacctttaatcccaggtggatctctgagtttgaggtcagcctagtccatagagcaaattccaggactacagagaaatcctgtctgagagagagagagagagagagagagagacagacagacagacagacagacagacagacagacagacagactggagTTCTTCCCAGGGTGACTGTATTAGGGAGCTGTTCGGAGTGGGTGGGTCAGGTAAGCTCCTATCTCACTCACCTTGGCTGCTGCTTTGTGCTCGCTGCAGCTCCAGTTGAGGTTTTTCTGATTTTGTCTGGTTGGCTTTTTTGAGCAGAGGTCTCACTGTTGGCCAAGCTGACAGATCAGCCTCGGCCTTGCAACAGTCTTCCCGCCTCAGTTTCCTGTGTGCCTTAGGGTGTGAGCCGCCATCACCTGCTGCAAGTGTCAGGTCACAGCCTCTCCGCACCCACCCCACCCGAAAGAAAATAAGTGAGGTGTTTAAATACTGAATTTGAGTGTTATGAATTCAGGAATAGGTGTCTGAGGCCACAGAACATGAGACAGATTAGATTTGTTTGGCCCTTTGCAGGTTGAGAAAGACGTGGTTTGCCTTGCTGTTTCTTTTTGTACTAAGcttacatttctttccttttaaccaGGCGATGAGGCTCAGTTTGAAATGGACATCTGACTGCCGCAGCGTCGAAGGAGGCCGTGTGGAGCGGCCTGTGTGCACCTGACTGGGCCAGTAGGAACACAGTGTACAGAGAGGCTCCAGTCCCCCTGCCCCCTCTGGGTGCCAAATAATGGGAGATGTGCTCCATCCGACCACATCTTCCCgtcttctgccctctgcccaGTTAAGGTTAGGTTGACGAATAAGCCCATGGATTATTCTGTGGAGCTGACTGGTCCACAGAAGAAAGCAGTCCCCGTAGCTTACCTGGTCGTTTCCCAAGAATCTTCCTGCCCTAGTGAGACTTGCCCCAGGTCTAGGACAGGCTCTAAGCAGCACCTCTGCTTGCGGGGGTTGGGGATGAGGGAGGGTTAGTGCCCATTGCTGTTCCTGGGCTCTCCCTGTCCTTCCTGCAACCTACTGCTGATGGGGCGCTGGATGTGAGCGGTGTTTGTCCTCAGCACTGGAGCACAGCTCCTGCGCCTCTGCTGCACCCTGGGACATGTGACACTAGCGTCCCTTCTCCCTGGGAGGAAGGCTTCTGTCTTGTCTTAGGTGTGATAGCTCATCCCCCATTCCTTTACCTAATTCATTGGCACGGGTATTTTTTAAGCCCTCCTGAAGGGACCCCTCGGTGACCAGCTGGTCTTTATCTGTCTGACATTATTTCTACCTGCATCCTGCAGGCAGTCTGCCCTGACACACCCTTGACTTTTGTCTGCTCCTAGAGCAGAAGTGCCAACCCTGGCCTGCACCTGGTGAGTACAGTCTGGTCAGAACAGTCCCCTGAGAATATATCAGTGGCTTCTGAAGAGCACTGAGCCACGGTGCAGCCAGCCTAAGTCTTGGGCCCTGGTTTGAAATCCCAGTGCGCCTTAGTGAATTGGGGGTCCTACAGGTTACTGTACCTTGAGTTTAAGGTTGACTTCTTACATTTCACCCCTACTTTGGATCTGCTTCGTGCTTGGCTGCCGAGAGAAGCACGGGCTAAGACAGTGCATTCCTCCCGGTGTCTCACCCTTCTCAGTTTCCGtccgtccctcccttcctccctccctctccccttaaactcttttccttctgcttcttcctccggCCGTTTTCCAAATCTTCATCAGAGAAGCCTCTCATGTTGATGTCTGTTAAGATCTGTCTCTCCTTATCAGAGGAGagaccttttatttttaagatgacaGACCTATTTTTAGATAAGTTTTCAGTACAATTTTGAACTGCAACTTTTTTAACAAAACATCTTCCAGTATTGGGaaggttatttaaaaaaaaaaaaaaaaacaaaaaaaaaatcaaaacaatgttTGTAGGCAAGTCCGCTACTGTCACTGTCCTTTGTCTCCCATAGGTCCTTCTGAGTGCTTTCCTGTCAAGTTTTGGGGGCTATCCGGAGTGTAGAATGGGTGTTTTGAAGAaaactcctctccccatcccccaccccactctcctGGTACTATGGGTCCATGTGGAGGTCCCAGGAGAGACCTCTGACAGACAGGCTCATTCACCCTTCCTAAAGGAATCCAGTAAAGCAATCAGGAATGCCCTGGGAGTTTCTGGTTGTATTGGATGCCTATACTAAGCCCTCTTAGTAAGATTCCAGGTCCCCATTGGCTGGGAAAGAaagctgtttgtttttcttttgaaccATGGAAAGACCCTCTTTtgtgaagaaagaaaggacatcTTCAAACCTTGGTTCTGGTTTCTGCTACACAATGTGAATAGCTTGGAGTACAACCCTCTGGCTGTCTCAGGAATAAGCTTAGGGGTCTAGTGCTTGGGGATTCTTGGAGTCTCCAAGGTGATAATTACAAGAGTTTTATTTCTCTGTTAAGTGTATCTGTTGTGTTTTTAATTAAACTCCAAATTTCATTTCCTATGGAGTCTTGGAAAACTTAAGCTGTGCTGTCATTGGGCTAAGAAGCTTGCTCAGGACTTCATTCGAACCTGGGAGCTTGATTCTTCACACACTGGCGGGGCCTCCTGTGGACTCTGAATCCTGCTTGCCTGAGGACGAAGTCATGAGAGGAGCAACGCCTCCTCATTGAACAGCTGTCTGCAGCAGAGCGCTTCCTCCTGGACCTCGACTGGGAATGGATCTGAGACGTGCGCGCTGAGCAAGGAACTGTTTCCCTTTTCTCGCCATCTTGGGGAGTCTGCATGTGCACCTCCTCTTCCCTCGATCAGTGGATGTGTTCTAGTATTCTTTGGAGTGTCACCTGCATGGTGCAGGAGCCTTCCAGCCTTGGGTCCTCTGCGAGGATCCCTCGCTTCCAGGTACGAGCCTTGACTGAAGGCCGCCACCACCCATATCTTTGACCTCCATAAATTAGCATTGTAAGATAATTGCACAAGACAAGAAATAAGCTTCCAATGATGGCATCTTTGTACATGAGCCATTTTGTAGTAAGCAGAGTCCATTTCGGGGTTCACCTCTGGGTGTGTACAGAGCCTCACTGTTGGAGCCTTATGTGGAAATGTGCGATGCCTAATCTGCcagtccccccactcccaccctctctGAGCAAGACAGGTGTTAACATCTAGTGGCCTTCTGTTCTCTGTGGTGGGGCAGCAGCCTTCACCGGAAGCACCTCCCTCACTCCTCAGCCGGGCTCTCTTTCTAAGCTCTCAGCCCTTCTGCTTTGCTGAACTAGGCACTGCCTTCTCTGGGGCAGAGGAGTGGAAAGGCTGGCAGAGTTCTAGCCTTGGCTTATGTGGTTAGCTGATGCTTGTGTAAGAAATTACCTGCAGTGGTCAGGGCTTCTCCTGGGTGGGGTTTCAGGAGCTGCCATAGCTCCCCGTTCAATTAGCGTAGGCTCTCAGGGAGGGTGTGGGTGGGGCCGCTCGCTCTCATCTGGAGCTGGAGAATTTAACTTTTTTGTGGCTTTCAGCAGGATCCCTTCCTTGGTCACACCCCATGGGTCTCTGGGGAAGATAATACTGTGCGGGAGCACCCTGCTTCCTCCTGAATGGTACTCCCAGCGGAGGTGGGAGAGGAAAGTTGCAGTGCCTTTAATTCGCCACGCCCtaaaaggagaaaacaggagATGGAGGCAGTCATAGCCACACACTAGGTGCACATTGCTATCAGAGCAGCTTTCTAGCTGGGCCAGACTGGGGTAGATGACAGACTTGTCCCTGCTTGTCTTAGGGAGAGGTGGCAGGAAGTGAAGATTCCCAGGCCTATAGCCTCAGCTGCCAGCTTCTCAAGAATGCTAGCTTTGCAGGTCTCCGAGGCAGCCTCTGTAAGCATCGCTTGCCACTTCTGTTTTCCCTTAGCCAAGAATTGACTGAAGGAATCAGGGGCGTTCTGTGGAACTACACGCACTTTCTTAACCGGGGGCAGGCTTGTCAGGCAGGTAACAGAATGTTAGATGTTAGGTTCCTGAGCTGCACAACCGGAAGCAGATCCCCTGCCCTTCTGGTGCCGCGTGAGTCCCCGTGCTTCAGGCCAGGCCGCCCACCCAGAAGCAGCTTCTCCCTAAGCCAGGAGCGCCCGAAAGCACATGTCTGGGTCCTGGTCACCTCCTGGTGCCTTGTTGGAAGTGCGCTCTTAGAGAAGCCcatgaggtggctcagcagtgcCTCGGGTCTCCCGGGCGCCGGCTGCTTCCTGCTAGCTGGTCTCACTGTCCTCTACCAGCGGTTCCTTTGCTGTAGCCATACTCGCTTTAGtgtgtacttgaggttctagtgGATTGCAGGTCTTTCTAACCTGAGGGGAGCAGGGGATGGCTCGGGCACTGTCTCCTGGGGCCTTCACAGTTCACTTGGGTTCTGCCGAAAGTCCAGCCATCCAGCTCGTGCACAAGGCTCCGGTGCTGGCGGCCATGTATCAGGGCTGGAACCTTCTTCCCATCTCCATCTTGAGAGTTGGCTGCTTGAGAGGGTTGTGCTAtaaccctttccctccctctagaAGAAAAGCGCCTCTGGCTCCATATCGTTCTTTGATGTGTTTTCTGGACTCCGTGCCCGCGGCAGCTGTTTATTAACCTGCGAAACTCAATCACTGGTCCATCCTTACCACAGGAAGGTGGACCTTCCCGTGGAGTGGGGGAACACCGTGTCTCGGGGAGGAAGGTTCTGGCTGAACTTGGAGTAGGGAGTGGTCACCCCCAACCCCTGGCCTCTCGGCTTTCAGATCCTGTGGTTGACTCAGTCCTTCAGTGCTTAGCAGTGTTTCCTGCTCTGGTAATGTAATGGGTTTCATCGTGGTGGCTTTTTGAGGCTAGCTCACAGAAACTTGACTGAAGACTGTAAGGATGACGGACAGGTCTTCAATGTTCCATTTGACCAATCAAGATACCCTTCCCCACCCTCTGAAGCTGTAGCTTTTCATTAGGCAGGTCCTGGAACTTGGTGCCTGTTGGCAGAGCATAACTTTTCAAGTCTCCAGGTGGCCCACGGTTTCTCCCCGCTTGCCCAGCTCTTCTCGTAGCCCTGATGGCCGTTCTGTGTGCCCAGTAGAAAAAGACTACTGTGCTGAGCTCTTCCCAGCAGATGCAGACCCCTGCTGACATTGGTGAGGGTGGCATCGAGAGGCTGAGTACCTGGTAGCACGTGGCTGTGCTGGTGTCCCGACGGGAGCTCCTGCCAGGGCTTCAGGCCCAGACTCCACAAGGTCAGCACAGACTACCTACTCTTGCCTCTCtactcccccttcctctctgtttCAGTCTTTTGAAAACTGCCCAGCCCTGACCTGGTGGTTATGACTGGAGAACAGGGCAGTGGGGACCACCCGGGCTCACACCAATGCCTTTGTTCCACTTAATGGCTGTGGGCCAGCTCCAGCAATCCTTAAGGTGACTTGAAGAGCCTCTAAGGACTTCGGTCCCCAGTTGTCCATTTAAGCATCTTCGTGTTTTCTGATTCCCCTTCCCTGCTCGCTGCTGCAGTCCCAGCTGTGCGGGCGTGGGATGGGGTGTCGGAGGTTGTCAGCATTGCCCTGCTTCCCCTTTGTTCCTCTGGTGTGCTATCCCCACCCCCTCAGTCACTGTCAGCAATGCCGTCCTAAGACCATGTGTGATTCCATGGCCAATTTGTTTTCACTGTCCTGCCAAACAAGCAGGTGTTTGGAACTAGGGAAAGAAAATCCTCGCCAACGGTTGCTGTTACAGTTAAATAAAGACTTTGAATACTGACTTGGTGGTGGTTTGTGGTGTTGGGCATTGGAGCCTACAGTTCTCATGTACTAAGGGCAGACTACCATGGAGACAGCCTGAAGTTGGTATGTTAATGTTtttgtatttgagacagggtttcactgtagcttttggctagcctagaacttatggagaccaggctggccttgatcggAAAAAGAGATCCACGCaccgctgcctcccaagtgctaggattaatggggtgtgctaccatgcccagcctcttggaatattgattttaaaaaaaaaaacttcagacaTCATGTGTCTAATCCTAATtgtcaggaggccaaggcagaaaaCTGCTGCCAGTTAGGCCAGCCTAGACAAGTCACACAACAAAGCCACAAAAGTGTGCAGTGCACTGTTGCGGATTCTTCACATTTGGCCTGTCTTGGCCTGGAGTAGCCAGGCCGAATAGGTGTGCTGCCTTGTGTGTCTACCTGGATGGAGCACTGTCCTTGTCCCGCATGTGTAG is a genomic window containing:
- the Eif4ebp2 gene encoding eukaryotic translation initiation factor 4E-binding protein 2 — translated: MSASAGGGHQPSQSRAIPTRTVAISDAAQLPQDYCTTPGGTLFSTTPGGTRIIYDRKFLLDRRNSPMAQTPPCHLPNIPGVTSPGALIEDSKVEVNNLNNLNNHDRKHTVGDEAQFEMDI